A window of Misgurnus anguillicaudatus chromosome 3, ASM2758022v2, whole genome shotgun sequence genomic DNA:
TGTACATTGAACATCTCGTTACAATCTAGTGTTTAGAAACCGTCGCAGTTAATTACTTTGTCATTTTGGTAGGGGTGTAACAGTACGCGTATTTgtaccggaccgtttcggtacAGGGCTTTCGGCACATGTGCACCGAATGGCCGAATGCAATCTTTTGTGTGCGGAACATAGGTGGAACATaatatgttgtgtgtgtttccaCACggacatattaagtggcggaagtctccaCGTTCAGCATAACATAATTCGGctcgcagaaagatttttatttacttagttgtatattcttttgattattgatgtaaacgtttacgggGCCGCTTATGTGTCGCGCCTAAAAGCGCgtgttaaacgcgtgtcaacgcgctgttttgttctttcaaaagtgcgtgagaggttGCGCGTCTTCCGTTGCTACGCAATCATGAGACGCGCTTGctgtgacagcgagaataaggaatgcgtgatcagattttccatctgcacctcacgtcaattatatcattgtcacaatgcgatcagttaatctggtcgggacagagaagagctgtaacccgggtttactcagctgttactcagttCGTTAGTTTAAGTCACAGTTTACATTGACGACAtaagcaaagattaggagatATGTGCAAAAGATAAAAGATGGCTATGTATGAAACTTAATCATCTCaatatgagtgtataataagtatatcatcatgttgcttgctatgcagttacacatagagcagtaatattatttttatgcaGAGATGGTATATaaccaattcaatactgtgacttaaaaaaatcctaaataaatcaaaacagaaacatttttggtgacaaaaatctaggctaatagttcataaatgtattcagaaattgaatttgttagttttagtacaaaaagtttaagagaaggttaagaaaagagttacctactcttataaaataatgtaaaaaagtatGTTATTTAGTGgagaactttgcagtagtattttatttattctttttttatttgatatatattttatatattatattttaattaagtgtttaaaaaagtgtaaacaaattgtaaaaaaagtttatagtaataaacaacctgcagtttaatgtttgaatTTTTTCCTTTCTtataccgaaaatgaaccgaaccgtggcttcaaaaccgaggttcgcaccgaaccgtgatttttgcgtaccgttacacccctacatTTTGGTCAagaagtgtctgctaaatgcaatGTAATTACAATACACAAAAACGCATGTGAAGAAACTGAAGTTACCTTTGCCAGTACAACGCTGTTTGTGAGCATGTTCCTGTAAGGTCCCTTTCTTTTCGCCTATCTTTTTGCATTGCTTTATTCCTTTTCTTTATCGTATTTGTAGATCGTCTCTGTCCTGccgaaataataaattaaagagCTCTGGAAGTCGCGCCTCTGTGAAGTTGCCCCTGGCAACCGATAGTGTCTCCTACCGACCGGCTCAGACCCCGCCCAAATTGGCACGTGACTCCTCACTCTCAATAGAGGTTTGCattattgctgagaaaatcaacacaTGTTTGTGTACTGTTCTGTATTGTCAGATATGAAATTACTGTTTAGTTCACTAGATCTACTTTAGGACACTACATAAATAGTTGGCAtcactgctgaaaaaaacactataccagcaaaccagcatatgtttgttttggtgctggtttgctggtgaccATCAGCATAGACCAGCTTAATTCTCatgctggtttgttgctggtttagctggtgttcatcagcataccagcaccagcaagaccagcatatgttgtgttttggtgctgtatgctggtgaccaccagctaaaccagcatgggaattatgctggttgTATTGAAGACTGTGTTATGCACTGATTACTATTACGGATCTAAATCACCTTAGAGGATTATTTACCCAATTAATGTCCAGGGACTAGGAGAGGAGTAACGACACCAGAGTCAGGGATCAGATTTTCTGAATGTATTGATTGttcaaatgataaaataaacaacTTATTCACAATGTTAATAAAACAGGAATACTTCTCAAATAAAACAGCGTAGGCCTACGCAAAATAAACAATCAGTATAACAATAAACTTTGattcaaaatatacaattatGTGATTGCAAATCAGGCAATGAGGTGGTGAAAATGAGAGTACTCAGTCTTTGCAAGTCTGAAGTCCACTTAACGCAAGGAGGGTACCGATTTGGTCAAATGTTAATCCTCATACGCGATGTCATCACATTGAAACTCAAACAGGTGGTTACATCCTCAGTCTGCATCCTTATTTGGTCCTGAGAGGCTTAATGTGAGGTGATATTAACAATGATGAATGTATTATCGTGTGCTGCGGTGTTCCATAGGCGTGATGGGTGTGTGTAATATACACACTCAGCTGGATAAACGTGGATGAACGTGGTTCTGCAAATATACAAATTAACTCAATAAGTTTTCCAGCACGATTTGTACAATAAAGTGCTGTACCATTATCGTTTCACTTGAGTGAACACGCGAGTCATTACAAATGTGATAAATGAAAATATAGCAACTAATCTTTACAACTGAACAGTTATCTTGTTAATGTATTTAACAACATGTCAAGACAATGATTATTAAactaaataaagtaaaacaaacacTTACAATCTGCAATGACGCACGTGATGGTATTCACCATACAAATCCACATATCTCTGGAGCGATCACACAACATCGGCCGCCCATCACATCTGAGAATGCCAAACTGCACACGATATGAATGCTCTATGGTTGTTCTATAACCGGATGGCTATAATTCACATTGAATCATGAATTTACAATAACAACACACACCGCATTTCTTCCTTCTCCTCCATTGCTGCGTATCTGATCTCGCTCTATTATCTGTCGAACTCGCGAGACTTAGGATTAAACTCCGCCTACTCAGCAGACGCAATACTCGAACAGAGCACTGTACAACTATTATAATAATACGAACATAACTTGAACATAGTCTTTTGCACAGCCGCCCCCAAATTTGGTATGCAAATTTGTCCTTAGTAAGGTCTATGATGAACTGTCTGTGTCTGGGGGTAAAGCTGGCAACTCAATAAGCTTAACTACTGGTCTTGTGTATGTTTGATCTTTAACCTTGACAACCGCTGTTCTGATTCTACCATCTGAGCTGGGAATGACAGAAGAAACAGTGCCAACTTTCCATTGTGCTCTCGGAAGCTGTTCATCAACAATGAGTACTACAGTACCAACTGCAATGTTCTGTCTCTCACGGTGCCATTTCTGCCGTGATTGCAAAGTGGGCAGGAAGTCATGGACGAAATGCTTCCAAAAATGGTCACTAAGAACTTGACTATGTCTCCACCTTTTCTTGCTGAGTAATTCAGAATCTGAATAAACAACCTGAGGCAGAGAGGAGTCAGGCCGCCCCATCAGCAGGGAATTTGGCGTTACTGGATCGGGATCTGCTACGTCGCTAGAGACATAACCCAGAGGTCTGGAATTGAGAATATTTTCGACCTCAACCAAGACTGTTCTCAATACCTCCTCAGTAACGGTCTGAGCACCTAGGGTGGTTCTTAAGGCCGTCTTCACCGACCTCACCTCTCTTTCCCAAGATCCACCAAAATGAGGTGCACTGGGAGGATTGAACTGGAATCTGATTTGCTCCTTTGCTAGCTGATCTCTGAGGCTTGGCTGGATCTGGTGAAAGGTTTGCTCTAGCTCCTTAGCTCCACCCTTGAAATTGGTTCCCTGATTGGAGAGGAGCTCGTATGGCTTTCCCCTTCGAGCAACAAAATGTCTGAGAGACATCAAGAATGAATCGCCATCCATGTGATACAGcaaatggtaaatggtaaatggactgcatttatatagcgcttttaacagacctatggccatccaaagcgctttacaatttagcctcacattcacccattcacgcgcacattcatacaccgacggcggtgtcagccatgcaaggcgccagccagctcgtcgggagcaactggggttaagtgtcttgctcaaggacacttcgacacttggtccggtggagccggggattgaaccaccaaccttccggtttgtagacaacctacatgaaccactgagccactgccaccCCACAGCAGATCAAGATGTACAGCTCGAGTTGTGAGGCATTTGTATACAATTCCCCATCTCTTCTCCGTGCGACGGCCTACCTTTACCATCAGTGGCCCAAAACAGTCCATCCCTGTTGAATAAAAGGGGGGTTTGAATAATCTCAAACTTGACGAAGGTAGGTCTGCCATTCTCGGAACCATCGGCTTGCCTCTCCACTTTTTACAATCAAGACAACTGTGTTGATGCCTTTTGATCGCCTCTCTTCCTCGCAGTATCCAAAACTTGCGCCAGCGAATACTCGTTCAGCTCCTGGGTGGTGCAGTTGTGCATCATAGTGCTTGATTAGGAGCTTCACTACAGGATGGTTTGGAGACAGAACTATAGGGTGTAAGATTTCTTCACTCAAGCCATGACACCTACGGAGTCGTCCTCCTACTCTAATCAAATCCAACTCTTTGTCATATTCAGGAGCAAGCTTAATTAGTCGGCTAAGTGCAGGAATGGCCTTTCCATCTTTGAGCAGAGCAAATTCCTCTGGGAAATCGTGCATTTGGCATTGTCTCAGGATAGAAAACTCTGCTTTCTGAAACTCGTCTGCACTCAGTGAAACAGCCGCCCTGTGAAGGGATCGAGCTGTAGCCTCCAAAAATTCAGAATAGCTACTGAACTCCTGGACGTCAGGCTCAGATTGCGATTCAGCCTCCTTCAATGATCCACAAAACACAGATTTCTTGAGTTCCTGATTTTCTTCAGGGACCTGACCTTCTGGTACCTTTGGCCAACAGCTACTAGGCTTTGTCAAAAAATCTGGATCTCGTTTCCATCGTGTTTCTTCGGCTAGCTGAACCAGAGACAACCCACGTGTGATATCATCCGCAGGATTGGATGCTGAATCAACATAGCGCCAAGCTCCCAGGTCGGACAACTCCTGAATTTCGGTGACTCTAACTCCAACGAAGACTCTGTATCTGCACGAATCAGACTGTAGCCAGGTAAGAACCGTAGTCGAATCAGACCAGTATACATATTGGTGGATATCTTGAGTCAGCTCTTTCTTTAAGACATCTCCCAGCTGTGCCACGGTCAATGCAGCGCAAAGCTCCAAACGAGTGATGGAGATCTGTTTCCTTGGAGCGACTCCTGACCTTGCAGCCAGGAAGGAAACCTGCATGTTATCGTGTTTGTCTTCAGAGCACAAGTATGCCACAGAGCCATACGCTTTTTCAGAAGCATCACAAAACACATGGACACTGCGGCTCTTAACTGGATGCTGAAGGCTGGCACTGTAATCTTGGTAGGTGAATTTCCGGCAAATGTGGTAGCTCGCTCTCCCACTGATGCCAAATGTCTAGTAGACTCATCGGTAAATTAGGGTCATCCCATTCGCGTCGTTTGTCCCACAACAACTGCACGACACTCTTGTGGTATACGGAATGAGATGCCCAAGGGGGTCATAAAGCTTGGCTAGGGTGCGATAGATGTTCCGCATGGTAGTTTCACCCTTTTCCTTTTGGTAAGGTTTGTATACCAGTGTGTCAGATCTGCACTGCCATATCAATCCAAGGGCATTCTCTTGAGGGTTGGTCATTTCTTGACGGAGCCAGATATCACTACTACTTGACTTTAACTCAGCAGGAAGGTGACCAATAACCTCAGGGATGTTACTGGCCCATTGCCTCAGTTCAAATCCACCCTCATTAAGATGACACTGCAATCGGTTTACCATCTGTACAGCTTGAGCTTCAGTTGTTACACTCTTGAGACAATTGTCAACATAGAAGTTGCGCTCCACAGTTTGACGAACTTCATCAGTAGCCTCAAGATCCACCTTTGCATGAGACTGAAGTGAATAAGTAGCACAACAAGGGCTACACGCAGTTCCGAATGGCAGGACTTGCCACTGATACACCACGGCAGGTTCTGATGTCCTCCCATGCCGCCACAGTAATCGAAGGAATGGTTTATCCTCATCAAGTAGGCGGACTTGATGGAACATGCCCTTCACATCACTGGAGATGGCCACGGGATGTTCCCGAAAGCGGAGGAGTACCCACAACAAGCTAGAACTTAACGTAGGACCGGGCAAAAGATGGTCATTCAGAGATTTACCCTGGTATTCGAAAGAACAAttgaaaacaatacagttctTTGCATTGTGCTGAACCATATGATGTGGTATGTACCACGACTTGTAGCTCAGATCGTACTCTGCAGATGTCAATGGGGTGACGTAACCCGCGACCAGCAATTTCTGAATCTCCGATTCATAAGCCTCAGCCATACTAGGATCTCTAGCTAGTTTCCTCTCTGTACTGCGTAACAGGGCCATGACTGCTTCCTTAGGTGAGTTCAAAGGAGGCGGCGACTCTTTCCAGAGTAGAGGTGTGGCGTACCTTTTGACACCATCCACATCAATCCTGATGGTTTTCTCCTCTAGGAGGTGAATAGCTTCTGCATCCTGTCGAGATCGACTAACCACTTTCTCAGATCGATATGGAAGAGTGTCTAACTTCCAAAGATTTTCAACCTGACGGAAAAGCTCATCCTTAGGAGAAAGACAGGAAATGAACAAACATTCTTGAGAATGCAAAGAAGGATTAAGGAGACTTGATGGGCCCTGTAAAGTCCAGCCAAGCTTTGTATGAACCGCTGCAGGGCCTCCAGGGGGACCAAGTCTCACGGGCTCCACAGGGGTTATCAAGTGAGGATAATCTGAACCAATAAGCAGCAAAGGCTGTGCTTCATGGATGTCATTCAAAGGTAAATCACGGAGATGACGATATCTACTTTGCAAATCAGCAATGGGGTAAGTATGTTGAACCAGAGCAAGCTCTTTTGCTGTGAATGCACCTTTGATAGAGTAAGATCTGTCAGGATTTGAGACAGGCGATATAGAGAAGGATACAGCTCTTCCATGAATAGTATGAACTTCCTGTCTCACCGTGCGCAGAGCCGAGTTCTCGACTTCACCGTGGAGGCCTAGACGTTGAGCAGCTTCATACAACAAGATAGTTCGCTCAGATCCGTCGTCTAGCACAGCGTAAGTTTCAAGCGATTTATCACCATTTTGAAGGATCACTCGGCTTAACTTAAGCAACACCTGCTTACTACTTGCAGGTCGATCTAAGTACAAGGTCTGAATAGAAGGCTCCATTGAATTTGCATCTTTCTGAGACGTCTTGATACTGCTTTTCTCATTGCTTCTGAGCTGGAATTGACATCATGAAGGACATCAAGATGCCTTCAGTCACATCGCTTGCACTTTGCC
This region includes:
- the LOC141361689 gene encoding uncharacterized protein isoform X1, whose protein sequence is MEPSIQTLYLDRPASSKQVLLKLSRVILQNGDKSLETYAVLDDGSERTILLYEAAQRLGLHGEVENSALRTVRQEVHTIHGRAVSFSISPVSNPDRSYSIKGAFTAKELALVQHTYPIADLQSRYRHLRDLPLNDIHEAQPLLLIGSDYPHLITPVEPVRLGPPGGPAAVHTKLGWTLQGPSSLLNPSLHSQECLFISCLSPKDELFRQVENLWKLDTLPYRSEKVVSRSRQDAEAIHLLEEKTIRIDVDGVKRYATPLLWKESPPPLNSPKEAVMALLRSTERKLARDPSMAEAYESEIQKLLVAGYVTPLTSAEYDLSYKSWYIPHHMVQHNAKNCIVFNCSFEYQGKSLNDHLLPGPTLSSSLLWVLLRFREHPVAISSDVKGMFHQVRLLDEDKPFLRLLWRHGRTSEPAVVYQWQVLPFGTACSPCCATYSLQSHAKVDLEATDEVRQTVERNFYVDNCLKSVTTEAQAVQMVNRLQCHLNEGGFELRQWASNIPEVIGHLPAELKSSSSDIWLRQEMTNPQENALGLIWQCRSDTLVYKPYQKEKGETTMRNIYRTLAKLYDPLGHLIPYTTRVSCSCCGTNDANGMTLIYR